Proteins encoded together in one Acanthochromis polyacanthus isolate Apoly-LR-REF ecotype Palm Island chromosome 12, KAUST_Apoly_ChrSc, whole genome shotgun sequence window:
- the mecr gene encoding enoyl-[acyl-carrier-protein] reductase, mitochondrial has translation MWLPLHTFCLRSRTGCRGSFVAALLRRPRHIHANVSPFSHSAGRSAQACKALLYRTHGDPSRVVQLEDVDISPVGTKDVLVKVLAAPVNPSDMNMIQGTYAILPDLPAVGGNEGVAEVIEVGSQVKSLKAGDWVIPKDAGLGTWRTEAVLAEDDVISLPNDIPLLSAATLGVNPCTAFRMLSDFEDLKPGDSVIQNAANSGVGQAVIQIAAARGINTINVIRDRPEFTQLSDRLMGMGASHVIKEETLRRPEIKELFKTCPKPKLALNGVGGKSATELLRHLQVGGSMVTYGGMSKQPVTVPVSALIFKDVKVRGFWVTQWKRDHSHDGRAFRTMLDELCSLIQQGKLTAPACTEVGLQEYRKALDAAMQPFTSTKQVLIM, from the exons ATGTGGTTGCCACTTCACACATTCTGCCTCAGAAGCCGGACAGGTTGCAGGGGAAGCTTCGTCGCTGCTCTTTTACGGCGTCCAAGGCACATACATGCTAACGTTTCCCCCTTCAGTCACTCAGCTGGACGCTCTGCACAAGCATGCAAGGCACTTCTGTACAGAACCCACGGAGACCCCTCTCGAGTCGTTCA GTTGGAGGATGTAGATATATCCCCCGTTGGTACAAAAGATGTCCTGGTTAAAGTGCTGGCAGCCCCAGTCAACCCGTCTGATATGAACATGATTCAAG gtaCTTATGCTATCCTGCCAGATCTTCCAGCTGTTGGTGGCAATGAGGGTGTGGCCGAAGTGATAGAGGTGGGCAGCCAGGTGAAGTCCCTCAAAGCAGGGGACTGGGTCATTCCGAAAGATGCTGGTTTAG GGACATGGCGGACAGAGGCAGTGCTGGCTGAGGATGATGTCATCTCACTGCCAAATGACATtcctctgctgtctgctgcCACACTGGGGGTGAACCCCTGCACTGCCTTTAGGATGCTCTCTGACTTTGAGGATCTCAAGCCAG GCGATTCTGTGATCCAGAATGCTGCCAACAGTGGAGTTGGGCAGGCTGTCATACAGATTGCTGCTGCAAGAGGCATCAACACTATCAACGTTATCCGAGACAG GCCAGAGTTCACACAGCTCAGTGATAGACTGATGGGCATGGGAGCCAGTCACGTGATCAAAGAAGAGACACTGAGGCGGCCTGAGATTAAGGAACTGTTCAAG ACTTGTCCAAAGCCTAAACTGGCATTAAACGGAGTTGGAGGCAAGAGTGCAACAGAGCTGCTGCGTCATCTACA gGTTGGAGGATCTATGGTGACATATGGAGGGATGTCCAAACAGCCAGTTACTGTACCTGTG AGCGCGCTTATTTTCAAGGATGTGAAAGTTCGAGGGTTTTGGGTCACACAGTGGAAGAGGGATCACTCTCATG atggAAGAGCATTTAGAACCATGCTGGATGAGCTATGCTCCCTCATCCAGCAGGGGAAGCTGACAGCTCCAGCCTGCACTGAGGTGGGTCTCCAAGAGTATCGCAAAGCTCTGGATGCAGCTATGCAGCCTTTTACTTCAACTAAGCAAGTCCTGATCATGTGA